Proteins co-encoded in one Malus domestica chromosome 09, GDT2T_hap1 genomic window:
- the LOC103424149 gene encoding polyadenylate-binding protein-interacting protein 3-like, with amino-acid sequence MNAQQPPHHKSSANGFGRRRGEREGGPRVENKSKSGAENHSRLTSNKSGNSESPSRDRLVYMTTCLIGHNVEVQVKNGSVYSGIFHATNAEKDFGIILKMARMIKDGLVRGQKSMTESISKAPSKTLIIPAKELVQVIAKDVSITRDGLLNEVQHEKHQELMIDSFISQSRRGELERELEPWVPDEDDPQCPELENIFDGQWNRKWDQFETNETLFGVKSTFDADLYTTKLAKGPQTKELEREALRIAREIEGEDTPDLHMAEERGIHLHVDIDEETRFSSVYRGEVVDDSGYDEDEDILLDTCNTETFGDSTGSLRKSSMDWTTGKSNNGVPSSSSFVDYSQSSESNVAPDLCRSGSYDHARQLASETLFKSFPSTDGESSEHGEVDSAAGSVVKAKLAEDNQTSKPDDSQPSLNGKEDAFEKGGLSSGATSYAPGQASSKGHEKTGYSDPVTGKSHVQTQTVNSHGRPGSSASSNSEFPAAASASGGPGLSPSSSRGSLSSEKSTLNPHAKEFKLNPHAKSFVPSQAPVRAPSPVSDGSFYYPTNAPAVPHMPVMPAGIGVGPSFGHQPVMFNPQQAPQAYFHPNGPQYGQQMLHPRQVVYMPNYQPEMPYKARDY; translated from the exons ATGAATGCACAACAACCTCCCCATCATAAATCTTCTGCTAATGGTTTTGGCCGTCGAAGAGGTGAGAGAGAAGGGGGGCCTAGGGTCGAGAATAAGTCGAAGTCTGGAGCAGAAAACCACAGCAGATTAACAA GCAACAAATCTGGGAACTCTGAgagtccttcacgtgatcgaTTAGTATATATGACCACATGTCTTATTGGGCATAATGTGGAAGTCCAGGTGAAAAATGGATCTGTATACTCTGGAATATTTCATGCAACAAACGCTGAAAAAGACTTTG GAATCATCTTGAAAATGGCACGAATGATAAAGGATGGTTTAGTACGTGGACAAAAGTCTATGACAGAGTCAATTAGCAAGGCTCCGTCAAAGACTTTAATTATACCTGCCAAAGAACTTGTACAAGTTATCGCAAAG GATGTCTCAATAACAAGGGATGGATTGTTAAATGAGGTTCAGCATGAAAAACATCAGGAACTTATGATAGATTCCTTCATATCACAATCCCGCCGTGGTGAGTTGGAGAGAGAGCTGGAACCGTGGGTGCCTGATGAAGATGATCCACAATGTCCTGAATTGGAAAATATATTTGATGGACAATGGAATAG GAAATGGGATCAATTTGAAACAAATGAAACATTATTTGGGGTAAAAAGCACATTTGACGCAGACCTTTACACAACTAAACTTGCGAAGGGCCCTCAAACAAAAGAGTTGGAAAGGGAAGCTTTGAGAATAGCAAGAGAAATTGAGGGTGAGGATACACCTGATCTGCATATGGCAGAG GAAAGAGGCATTCACCTCCATGTGGATATTGATGAGGAGACAAGATTCTCCTCTGTTTATCGGGGGGAAGTAGTTGATGATAGTGGATATGATGAAGATGAGGATATTTTGTTGGATACATGTAATACTGAAACCTTTGGAGATTCTACTGGTTCTTTAAGGAAGAGTTCAATGGACTGGACCACTGGAAAAAGCAACAATGGGGTGCCATCAAGCTCTTCATTTGTG gATTACTCACAATCTTCTGAGTCAAATGTTGCCCCAGATTTATGTCGCTCTGGATCTTATGACCATGCTAGACAGCTGGCGTCAGAAACACTTTTCAAGAGCTTCCCCAGTACAGATGGTGAAAGCAg TGAACATGGCGAGGTGGATAGTGCTGCTGGGTCTGTTGTAAAGGCGAAG CTAGCTGAAGACAATCAAACATCAAAACCAGACG ATTCACAGCCATCATTGAATGGGAAGGAAGATGCGTTTGAGAAAGGGGGTTTATCCTCTGGTGCCACCTCTTATGCTCCTGGTCAGGCTTCATCAAAAGGTCATGAGAAGACGGGTTATAGCGACCCAGTGACTGGCAAATCACACGTTCAAACACAGACGGTAAATTCTCATGGACGACCTGGTAGTTCTGCATCTTCCAATTCGGAATTCCCAGCTGCTGCCTCAGCTTCTGGTGGACCTGGTTTATCACCAAGCTCATCTCGGGGTTCGTTGTCCTCTGAAAAGTCAACATTGAATCCCCATGCGAAG GAATTCAAACTCAATCCGCATGCAAAGAGTTTTGTTCCATCTCAAGCGCCTGTTAGGGCTCCATCCCCAGTGTCTGATGGCTCCTTCTATTATCCAACTAATGCACCTGCTGTACCACATATGCCGGTCATGCCTGCTGG